Proteins found in one Pontibacter sp. SGAir0037 genomic segment:
- a CDS encoding SDR family NAD(P)-dependent oxidoreductase, with the protein MDFTNKNVVITGGSTGIGFATAKAFINAGANVWITSRSAENLQKAAAKIDNPKLKTVVSDTSNLAGIADLEKSVAESGSKIDVLFLNAGIAIFTPIEQTTEADFDAQFNTNVKGYYFTLQKLIPHLAEGASVLFTSSTVATTSQMYASVYSATKGAVNKIAQIAANELAERKVRVNIVSPGPTQTEGFDKAVPDNETKKQFATTTALQRMGNPDEVAKAVLFLTSDNASFITGTELLVDGGYIGYALK; encoded by the coding sequence ATGGATTTCACTAATAAAAACGTAGTTATTACGGGCGGAAGCACAGGAATTGGATTTGCTACCGCAAAAGCATTCATCAACGCAGGAGCAAATGTGTGGATAACAAGCAGAAGTGCTGAAAATCTGCAAAAAGCAGCGGCTAAAATCGACAATCCAAAATTGAAAACGGTTGTGTCGGATACTTCAAATTTGGCAGGAATTGCCGACTTAGAAAAATCAGTTGCAGAAAGCGGAAGTAAGATAGACGTGCTTTTCCTGAACGCAGGAATAGCCATATTCACACCAATTGAACAAACAACAGAAGCAGATTTCGATGCACAGTTCAATACCAATGTGAAAGGATATTACTTTACATTGCAAAAACTCATACCGCATTTGGCTGAAGGAGCATCAGTGCTGTTCACATCATCAACTGTTGCAACAACATCTCAGATGTATGCGAGTGTGTATTCCGCAACCAAAGGTGCCGTAAATAAAATTGCCCAGATTGCCGCAAACGAATTGGCAGAAAGAAAAGTGAGAGTAAACATTGTGAGCCCCGGGCCAACACAAACCGAAGGTTTTGACAAAGCAGTTCCCGACAATGAAACAAAAAAGCAATTTGCCACAACTACAGCTTTGCAAAGAATGGGCAATCCTGATGAAGTTGCAAAAGCAGTGTTGTTCCTGACTTCCGACAATGCAAGCTTTATTACTGGAACAGAATTACTGGTTGACGGTGGTTATATTGGTTATGCACTGAAGTAA